One genomic region from Sphingobacterium multivorum encodes:
- the arr gene encoding NAD(+)--rifampin ADP-ribosyltransferase, whose product MEFSPFNEVVKLCLKGIQLEESGRAEESLSFFMQGYREASDDHEKFFAAYFVSRQQKSLSDSLKWLHIALEHALVINDDRTTSALPGLYLKICACYTGLGEEAMASEYARLASSYKNIPFDKGPFYHGTKADAQIGDLLVPGFNSNYQADLKMNHIYFTALMNGAGLAAALAKGERSERVFIVEPTGDYEHDPNLTDQKFPGNPTRSYRSEFPLKIIGEVADWAKPGTQELEKFRDKLDESGGDIIN is encoded by the coding sequence ATGGAATTTTCACCATTTAATGAAGTTGTCAAACTTTGTCTAAAAGGAATACAACTGGAAGAAAGCGGTAGAGCGGAGGAATCACTGTCATTTTTTATGCAAGGTTATCGGGAGGCAAGTGATGACCACGAAAAGTTTTTTGCAGCTTATTTTGTATCGCGGCAACAGAAATCGCTGTCGGATAGTCTGAAATGGCTACACATAGCCTTAGAGCATGCATTGGTAATCAACGATGACCGGACGACTAGTGCATTGCCCGGATTGTATTTGAAGATTTGCGCCTGTTACACAGGGTTAGGAGAAGAAGCAATGGCAAGTGAGTATGCTCGGCTGGCCTCTTCTTATAAAAATATTCCCTTTGATAAGGGACCTTTTTATCATGGGACAAAAGCAGATGCACAAATCGGCGATTTATTGGTTCCAGGCTTCAATTCCAACTATCAAGCCGACTTAAAAATGAACCACATTTACTTTACAGCCTTGATGAATGGGGCTGGACTTGCAGCGGCACTCGCAAAAGGTGAGCGTAGCGAGCGCGTATTTATTGTTGAACCTACCGGTGATTATGAGCATGATCCCAACCTGACGGATCAGAAATTCCCCGGAAATCCGACACGTTCCTATCGATCTGAATTTCCATTAAAAATTATTGGTGAAGTTGCTGATTGGGCAAAACCCGGCACTCAGGAACTTGAAAAATTTCGTGATAAACTAGACGAGAGTGGCGGCGACATTATCAATTAA
- a CDS encoding amidohydrolase: MIKRNMKAKTYILKNVRLETGFEFDGEEVISTNTALCCVEVEAGKIKGIKPNTPNANGIDAKGHLMLPAFKDMHAHLDKMLFGLPWEAVSPTRHTVKDMIAYEQKMIPEWLSTSVERTGKMLNFLQAYGTDFIRSHFNVDPTSGLRSLTNLEKALASKKDTVDAELVAFPQHGLYYTDTLPILKDVAKLDAVSFIGGVDPYSLDGSIEKSMEQITRLALDNDKGVDIHLHEMGESGLKTIDFLIDRTLENPQLKGKAFVSHAFALSRLANVEVEKIAARLAEAGVGIVSSVPFGNMIMPIPTLRKYGVEVLIGNDNIQDHWNTFGSGNMLQKANLIAELYGYGTEFGLSRTLAFATRYKLPLDNNGNQQWPKVGDEASMVFVEASCSAEAVSRISPVTSLIHKGNIVF, translated from the coding sequence ATGATCAAAAGAAATATGAAAGCTAAAACATATATTTTAAAAAACGTACGGCTTGAGACAGGATTCGAGTTTGATGGAGAGGAAGTAATAAGCACAAATACCGCTTTATGCTGTGTAGAAGTTGAAGCGGGTAAGATCAAAGGAATCAAACCAAATACCCCAAATGCCAATGGAATCGATGCAAAAGGACATTTGATGTTGCCGGCCTTTAAGGATATGCATGCCCATTTGGATAAAATGTTGTTTGGTTTGCCATGGGAAGCAGTATCTCCCACGCGGCATACCGTAAAAGATATGATCGCGTATGAGCAAAAGATGATTCCTGAATGGTTAAGCACATCGGTCGAAAGAACGGGCAAAATGCTGAATTTTCTGCAGGCATACGGAACTGATTTTATTCGTTCGCATTTCAATGTTGATCCAACATCTGGACTAAGATCGCTAACAAATTTAGAAAAGGCGCTTGCATCAAAAAAAGACACGGTAGACGCGGAGCTGGTTGCTTTTCCACAGCATGGCCTCTATTATACGGATACCTTACCCATTTTGAAGGATGTTGCAAAACTGGATGCTGTTAGTTTCATCGGTGGAGTGGATCCGTACTCTTTGGACGGAAGTATTGAAAAAAGTATGGAGCAGATTACCCGGTTGGCGCTTGATAACGATAAGGGAGTTGACATACATCTCCATGAAATGGGAGAAAGTGGTCTAAAGACAATCGACTTTTTGATCGACCGAACATTGGAAAACCCCCAATTAAAAGGAAAAGCTTTTGTTAGCCACGCTTTTGCACTTAGTCGACTGGCAAATGTCGAAGTTGAAAAAATTGCGGCGCGTCTTGCCGAGGCGGGCGTGGGAATCGTCTCCTCCGTGCCTTTTGGCAATATGATTATGCCTATTCCGACACTTCGAAAATATGGTGTGGAAGTTTTGATTGGAAATGACAATATTCAAGATCACTGGAATACCTTTGGTTCGGGAAACATGCTCCAGAAAGCGAATCTAATTGCTGAGCTGTATGGCTATGGAACAGAATTCGGCTTATCCAGAACACTCGCTTTCGCCACACGTTACAAATTGCCTTTGGATAATAATGGAAATCAACAATGGCCGAAAGTGGGCGATGAAGCAAGCATGGTTTTTGTTGAAGCAAGTTGTTCTGCTGAAGCAGTTTCTCGGATTTCACCGGTGACTTCATTGATCCACAAAGGCAATATTGTGTTCTAA
- a CDS encoding ankyrin repeat domain-containing protein has protein sequence MMKTTLILLIMMSITSSCQSALTENSYTENSSQEDIIQLVIKNDLQGVRKALEKKANVNSKDANKRTLLLIATNNGALEMAKLLVEYGADVNIQADNMDSPFLYAGASGQVELVQLFLDHGARFDLFNRYNGTALIPACERGHVETVRLLANTKNFPLDHVNRLGWTALMEGVILGDGSKKYQEIVQILKDAGAKLDIPDFDGKSPLQHAQQRGFNEIVKILTL, from the coding sequence ATGATGAAAACAACTTTAATACTCCTGATCATGATGAGCATAACAAGTTCGTGCCAATCGGCATTAACAGAAAACTCCTATACTGAAAATTCGTCCCAGGAAGATATTATTCAATTGGTCATTAAAAATGACCTGCAGGGAGTAAGAAAAGCACTAGAAAAGAAGGCCAACGTAAACAGCAAAGATGCGAACAAACGTACGCTTCTACTTATCGCTACAAACAATGGAGCTCTTGAAATGGCCAAATTATTGGTAGAATATGGCGCCGATGTCAACATTCAGGCTGATAATATGGATAGCCCATTTTTATACGCGGGAGCAAGTGGGCAAGTTGAACTCGTCCAGCTTTTCTTAGATCACGGCGCTCGCTTTGATTTATTTAATCGATATAATGGCACAGCTTTAATACCGGCATGTGAACGTGGACATGTAGAAACGGTAAGATTATTGGCCAATACTAAAAATTTCCCATTAGATCATGTCAATCGCTTAGGATGGACCGCTTTGATGGAAGGAGTTATACTCGGTGACGGAAGCAAAAAATATCAGGAAATCGTTCAGATTCTAAAAGATGCCGGAGCAAAATTAGATATTCCGGACTTCGATGGTAAAAGCCCGTTGCAACACGCACAACAAAGAGGCTTCAATGAAATTGTTAAGATACTAACATTATAA
- a CDS encoding metallophosphoesterase, with amino-acid sequence MAKRLLLIIFLFVLGDIYFFQAFSTVIHGSIWHNMYWGIDILLFLGVFTLIFLRRTGYDVQQTATSLITAFLIVFIPKLLAVPFLFVEDLMRIFSSFPPRSLFLSEIVLFLAGAMLLVIFFGLTKGRYFYKVREEVLSFPDLPAAFDGFKITQLSDIHSGSLSDIKRVRKGIELVNAQNSDLLLFTGDLVNNKASEMEPWVSDFNRLEAPSGKFSVLGNHDYGDYVQWESMESKALNLNRLKEIHHEMGFKLLLNESIAIEKQGERISLIGVENWGKGGFHQYGDLAKATLGLDKDTFKILMSHDPSHWDHVTLDYDQHVHLTLAGHTHGMQFGIELFGLKWSPIQYFYKQWAGLYQKQGKYLYVNRGFGFHGLKGRIGVWPEITVITLRKSVT; translated from the coding sequence ATGGCAAAGAGACTCTTACTGATAATATTCCTATTCGTTTTGGGGGATATCTATTTTTTTCAGGCGTTTAGTACGGTTATTCATGGTTCAATTTGGCACAACATGTATTGGGGGATTGATATTCTGCTGTTTTTGGGTGTTTTTACTTTAATTTTTTTACGGAGAACGGGTTATGATGTCCAGCAGACCGCCACAAGTCTGATCACAGCATTTTTAATTGTATTCATCCCAAAATTGCTTGCAGTGCCCTTTTTATTTGTTGAAGATCTTATGCGTATTTTTAGTTCCTTTCCTCCACGAAGTCTATTTTTGAGTGAAATTGTATTGTTTTTGGCGGGAGCCATGCTGTTGGTTATTTTTTTCGGTTTAACGAAAGGTCGTTATTTTTATAAAGTGCGTGAGGAAGTCTTGAGTTTTCCTGATCTACCTGCGGCGTTTGACGGTTTTAAAATTACACAGCTGTCGGATATTCATTCAGGGAGTTTATCTGATATCAAAAGAGTACGCAAAGGTATCGAATTGGTCAATGCACAAAACAGTGATCTGTTACTGTTTACGGGCGATCTAGTCAATAATAAGGCTTCCGAAATGGAACCCTGGGTTTCAGACTTCAACCGATTAGAAGCTCCTTCGGGAAAGTTTTCTGTCCTTGGGAATCACGACTATGGGGACTATGTGCAATGGGAAAGTATGGAATCAAAAGCCTTAAATTTGAATAGGCTCAAGGAAATTCATCATGAAATGGGGTTTAAATTGTTGCTAAACGAATCGATAGCTATAGAAAAGCAAGGTGAGCGTATCTCGTTAATTGGTGTTGAAAATTGGGGAAAAGGAGGGTTTCATCAATATGGCGATTTGGCTAAGGCAACTCTTGGATTAGACAAAGATACGTTTAAAATTTTAATGTCTCATGATCCTTCACATTGGGATCATGTTACTTTGGACTATGATCAACATGTCCATTTAACGCTGGCTGGTCATACACATGGTATGCAGTTTGGGATAGAACTATTTGGGTTAAAATGGAGTCCAATTCAATATTTTTATAAACAGTGGGCTGGACTTTATCAAAAACAGGGAAAATATCTTTATGTCAACCGTGGTTTTGGTTTTCACGGCCTAAAAGGGCGGATAGGTGTTTGGCCCGAAATTACAGTTATCACATTACGGAAAAGCGTTACCTGA